The segment TACAAGAAGATTCTCAAGGAAACAAATGCGGAGCCGAAGCTGTTCCAAATCATGGACGAACATGGAAAAATCGTCAATAAAGATTACTTTCCAGAGTTAACAGATGCACAGATGGTTGAGATGATGGAGATCATGGTCTGGGGACGTGAATACAACAATCGTGTCAGAATCCTAAGCCGTCAAGGTATTATTGGAAACTTACCGCCTACTGAATGACAAGAAGCGGCACAATTAATCAGCCAATATGCATTGCAAGAGGGTGACTGGTTACTACCAACATACCGTGATGTGCCACCATTGATTCGTCATGGTATTGAGACACGTCAAGCGATGAACTGGTATAACGGTCATACAGATGGATTCTCATACGATCATTCAATCAAAGCATTTCCACCTCAAGTTATTATTGGAGCACAAATTATCCAAGCTGCAGGTGTTGGTTTAGGACTTAAAAAGAATAAAAAAGAGAATGTCGCAATGACTTATATTGGTGATGGTGGGCCTTCCCAAGGGGATTTCTATGAGGGATTAAACTTTGCAGGTGTTTATGATGCGCCGGTTATCTTTATCGCTCAAAATAATGGATTTGGAATCTCAGTACCACGAAGTTTCCAAACAAAATCCGCAACACTATCCCAAAAAGGGATTGGCGTAGGGATTGCGCATCTCTTTGTAGATGGAATGGACCCATTCGCAGTTTATGCTGCGACGAAAGCAGCACGTGAGTATGCAGTTGCAGGAAATGGACCCGTACTGCTTGAGTTCCTAACATTCCGTTATGGACCCCATACATTAAGTGATGATCCACGTCGTTACCGTGAAAATGAACTTGTTGATTCATGGTTACCAAAAGATCAACTCATTCGTATGCGGAAGTTCTTAACAGAAAAAGGGCTATGGTCTGAAGAACAAGAAGCAGCAATTATTGAGAAAACACAAGTTGAAGTTAAAGATGCATTGGATGCATCACGAAAACTTCCAAAACAAAAAATATCAGAATACCTGGCAAATATGTATGAAGTGATGCCACCTTCAATTAAAGAACAATACGATCTTTATGTAGAAAAGGAGAATGCATAAAATGGCTGTTAAGAATATGGTAGAAGCAATTACCGATGGACTTGAGGTAATGTTTGAACATGATGAAAAGGTTTTAATTTTTGGTGAAGATGTTGGGAAAAACGGAGGGGTTTTCCGTGCTACCGATGGTCTTCAAGCAAAATTTGGAGAAGACCGTGTCTTTGATACACCGCTTGCGGAATCAGGAATTTTAGGGCTTTCAATTGGTTTAGGTGTTGAAGGATTTAGACCGCTACCTGAAATTCAATTCTTTGGATTTATTACGGAAGCAATTGATTCGATTACCAACCAAATGGCACGGATGCGTTACCGTACTGAAGGTCAATTATTTGCGCCAATAACCATTCGTAGTCCTTATGGGGGTGGTGTTGCGACACCGGAGATTCACTCAGATAGTTATGAGGGGATGATTGCGCAAATGCCAGGAATGCGTGTTGTGGTTCCATCAAACCCTTATGATGCGAAAGGACTTTTAATTTCATCCATTAAAAGTAATGATCCAGTCTTATTTTTGGAACATTTGAAACTGTATCGTGGTGAAAAAGTAGAAGTGCCAGAAGGCGTTTATGAAGTACCGCTTGATAAGGCAAACATTGTTCGTGAAGGTACAGACATCTCAATTGTTTCATATGGAGCAATGGTTGTGGAAGCACGTAAAGCTGCGGATATCCTTGCGGAAGAAGGCATCAGTGTTGAAGTTGTAGACCTCCGCACGATTGCACCACTTGATATGGGAACCATTGGTGAATCCGTTGCGAAAACCGGACGCGTATTGGTTGTTCAAGAAGCGCAACGTATTGCGGGAGTAGCAAGTCATGTTATGTCTGAAATCAGTGAACGATTCTTCTTAGATCTCGTAGCGCCTGTATCACGCGTAACTGCACCGGATACGACGTATCCTCTACCACAGGCAGAACAAATTTGGTTGCCGAATGCACAGGATATTGTTACATCAGCACGTAAATTAGTACAAGAATATTAGGAGGAACTCATGAATTATAAATTTAATTTACCCGACCTTGGTGAAGGAATCACCGAGAGTGAAATCTTACTTTGGCATGTAAAGCCAGGGGATGCCATTAAAACGGATGACCCGCTCTTTGAAGTTCAAAATGATAAAACAACAATCGAAGTACCATCTCCCGTAAATGGAACGATCAAAAACGTTCTTGTGGAAGCAGGCGCTGTAGCCCAAGTAGGGGATACGCTTGTGGAAATTGAAGTTGACGCTTCGGATTTATCGAAAGATGCGAAATAAGAAGAAAAACCAAGTGTTGAA is part of the Erysipelothrix piscisicarius genome and harbors:
- a CDS encoding alpha-ketoacid dehydrogenase subunit beta, with amino-acid sequence MAVKNMVEAITDGLEVMFEHDEKVLIFGEDVGKNGGVFRATDGLQAKFGEDRVFDTPLAESGILGLSIGLGVEGFRPLPEIQFFGFITEAIDSITNQMARMRYRTEGQLFAPITIRSPYGGGVATPEIHSDSYEGMIAQMPGMRVVVPSNPYDAKGLLISSIKSNDPVLFLEHLKLYRGEKVEVPEGVYEVPLDKANIVREGTDISIVSYGAMVVEARKAADILAEEGISVEVVDLRTIAPLDMGTIGESVAKTGRVLVVQEAQRIAGVASHVMSEISERFFLDLVAPVSRVTAPDTTYPLPQAEQIWLPNAQDIVTSARKLVQEY
- a CDS encoding biotin/lipoyl-containing protein; this translates as MNYKFNLPDLGEGITESEILLWHVKPGDAIKTDDPLFEVQNDKTTIEVPSPVNGTIKNVLVEAGAVAQVGDTLVEIEVDASDLSKDAK